From the Thiomicrorhabdus sp. genome, the window CCGATTTTGCGCCCCCGAATCTCGCACCATCGGTTGTTGTCATAATTCAAAACCGGTTCTCCGCAAAAGCGGATATCGCCTTTCAAAACAGTGCTTTTGCCATCCATCAGGCCGAGAATCGCTTGCGCAACACTGCTTTTTCCACTGCCGCTTTCGCCAACCAGACCGACAACCTCCCCGGCGGCTATGTGCATCGACACGCCTTTAACGGCTTTTACCCACTCGCAGCCGTTTTTATAATCGATGGATAGATTCCGAATGCTCAACATAGATTCCGTAGCGTTCATTTACCCATTCCTCCGCTTAGGATCAACAGTATCTCTGAGGCCATCGCCCATCAGATTGATGCTTGTTGTGATCAGAACAATCATGGCTCCCGGGAAAAGAACAACCCACCAGGCGCCACTCAAAATGCTGCTCATTCCATTACCCAGTAAATTTCCGAGACTGGGCAAAGTCGAAGGGACGCCAAGATTCAAAAAACTCAAGGTCGATTCAATCAAAACCGCCTGACCGACACTGACCGTGACAACCACCAGAAGCGGAGCGGCCGCATTCGGCAAAATATGACGAAACGCCAACCGCCACTTCGAAGAACCCCCAATAACCGCAGCAGCAATAAAATCGGCCTGCATTAATCGACGGCATTCGGTACGCATAATGCGGGCGGTTCCCATCCAACTCGCCAAACCGATTACGGCAATCATTTTCAGCAGACTGGATTCGCCAAACGCTTGAGAAACAATCACCAGAAGCAGGACGGGAATCGACAGAACCGCATCCAGAAACTGCATCATCAGCTTGTCCAGCCAACCCGGCCCCATCCCGGCAAGTAAACCGTAAAAACAACCAAGCAGAGTGGCAAAAAACGTCGCCGCCAGCGCGATGCCAAGCGAAACCTGAACCCCCGTAATTAACCGGGCAAGCAGATCCCGTCCAAGCTCATCCGTACCGATAAGATGATTCCACGAAGGCGCGGAAAAAATAGCCGCCAAATTCGATTCCCCGACCTCATAGGGAAGCAGAATCGAACCGCATACAACCAGCAATACAACGCCTCCCATCCCCCATAAGCCGGCTTGAGCCATACGGTGGGCAAAAAAGTTTCCAAGCAGACGGTTGAATTCAGCCGAGTCCGTTCGGCCCGAATTCTCGCGGCCTTTCGAGCAGAAATCAGCCATTATTCCTCCGTAATTTTGGGTTGAATCGAACCACCAGCAGATCGGCAATCAGGTTCCCGAAAACCACAATCGTCCCGGTGACGAGTACCGCAGCCATCAGCACCGGATAATTCTTTCCAATGGCGGATTTGAGAAAGAGCTGCCCGAGTCCCGGCCAGGAAAAAACCCATTCCACAATAAAAGTGCCGCCAACCAGCAAAGGCAAAGAAACTCCGCACCAGGTGATGAACGGTGTTAAGGAATTGGGCAATTCATATCGCCACATCAGAGTTTTTCCCGGTAATCCCCGAGCAACCGCTGCCCGGTAATAGTCAGAAGTCAATACATCCCGAATACTGCCGCGAATCAAACGAATATAAGGACCGACATGCACCAGAATAATCGTGAGAACGGGTAAAAACAGATGCTGAACCCGAGACCAAAGCGTATCCTCCTGCCCCAGAGTGATCATTCCCGAAGACGGAAACCAGTCCAACCAGATCGAGAAAAATAAAATCAGCAGAAGCGCTAACCAGAAAGCCGGAGTTGCAAAACTCAGTAGAGCAAAAGAACTGATCAGGTAATCAAGCGGGGATTGCGCCCATTTTCCGGCAACATACCCGAAAAAAACCGCAACCAGCACAATCCCAATACCCGAAATGACAATCAGGTAAGCGCTGTTGGTAACGGCAACAACCATCATTTCCCCGACCTCTCGACCATCTTTAAGCGAATAACCGAGATCACCGTGAAGAACGCCTTCAAGCCAGTGCAGATACTGAACAGGAACAGGATCGTTTAACCCAAGATTGTTTGCGACACGCTCATAATCCGCAGCGGTCATAAATTCACGCCCGCCAACCAAACTGGAAACCGGCGAACCCGGCGCTGCTTTCATAATCAAAAAGGCTAGAAAGCTGATCAAAATCAGCTGAGGAATCACTGCCGCAATCCTCATAAACAGATAGCGCGACATTACTTTTCATCCTCGAAATGCCAGTCTTCAACATTCCATAACGGCGAGGTTCCATGGCCGAAAATACGCTCCTGAAAGCCCTCAACGCCATTGCGAACGCCATAAATGTGCTTCAAGTAAACCAGATAGTTATAAGGAGGGTTTTCGATCAACTCTGTTTGTAACGCCTGATAAATTTCGATTCGCTTGCTCTCATCGATCGTATGCCGTCCCGCTTCCAGCAAGCGATCCACACGCGGATTACTGTAACCGCTGTAATTGCTGCCTTCATTCAGTAAACTGGAAGAGAAAAAGCGATAAAGGTCATTGTCAGGGTCACCAGGTAAACCACCACCCAAAATAAGTGCCTGCGTCTGTGGAATGCTGATGACAGCCCAATCTTTCACATCCACCCGGACTTCAATACCCGCTCGTGCCAACTGCTCGGCAAGCAAGGTTGCCAAATCAACTCGAACCGGGTCACTTGAGGGGACAGTCAACACAAAGGAAAGCTTTTGCCCATCCTTGAACATAAAACCTTTTTCACGATGCCAACCCGCATCAACCAGCAATTCCTCAGCACGCTTCAGATCGTTATCATGCTTGGGAATCCGCTCATCAGGAAGCGAAACCCGATTGAATTGAAGCGGGCCATAAGCCGGATAACCGTATCCCATCAAAGCGCCTTTGACCAATGCCTTGCGATCGGTCGCAAACTGAATTGCCTGACGCACGCGTTGATCGAAAAACAACGGATCACGCATATTGAACATCATGACTCGATAGTCGGCAGAGTCGGTAACCTTCAAATGAAATGGGTCACTCTTCCGAACAGCAGCCACCTGCTTAGGTGTTAAGGAAGCAACATCCACCTCCCCCTTCTTTAATTGCAGCAAACGCACATTGGGATCCGGAATGAATTTGTAGATAATGCGCTCAATCGCAGGAGGATGACCATAAAACTCATCATTGGCGCGCAATTCCAGATATTCACCGGGTTTACGCGACTGAAATTTATAAGGCCCCGTGCCAACCGGATGATCAAAATTAAAATGATCAGTGTTGAAATCCTTACCGGAAAGAACATGCTCCGGAATCAGACCGATCTTTAAACGCCCCGGCAAAGGGGTTAGTGGCTGGAGCAGAGAAATTTTCACAGTCAGAGGGTCAACAACGCTCACCCCTGCGATGTCTTGAACTTCTTTACGCAAACCGCTGTGGTTGTGATCGTCCAAGATTTCATCAATCGTGAACTTCACATCTTTTGCCGTAAAAGGCGTGCCATCATGCCATTTAATTCCC encodes:
- a CDS encoding ABC transporter permease: MSRYLFMRIAAVIPQLILISFLAFLIMKAAPGSPVSSLVGGREFMTAADYERVANNLGLNDPVPVQYLHWLEGVLHGDLGYSLKDGREVGEMMVVAVTNSAYLIVISGIGIVLVAVFFGYVAGKWAQSPLDYLISSFALLSFATPAFWLALLLILFFSIWLDWFPSSGMITLGQEDTLWSRVQHLFLPVLTIILVHVGPYIRLIRGSIRDVLTSDYYRAAVARGLPGKTLMWRYELPNSLTPFITWCGVSLPLLVGGTFIVEWVFSWPGLGQLFLKSAIGKNYPVLMAAVLVTGTIVVFGNLIADLLVVRFNPKLRRNNG
- a CDS encoding ABC transporter permease; this encodes MADFCSKGRENSGRTDSAEFNRLLGNFFAHRMAQAGLWGMGGVVLLVVCGSILLPYEVGESNLAAIFSAPSWNHLIGTDELGRDLLARLITGVQVSLGIALAATFFATLLGCFYGLLAGMGPGWLDKLMMQFLDAVLSIPVLLLVIVSQAFGESSLLKMIAVIGLASWMGTARIMRTECRRLMQADFIAAAVIGGSSKWRLAFRHILPNAAAPLLVVVTVSVGQAVLIESTLSFLNLGVPSTLPSLGNLLGNGMSSILSGAWWVVLFPGAMIVLITTSINLMGDGLRDTVDPKRRNG
- a CDS encoding ABC transporter substrate-binding protein, yielding MSVNSMWRQWLGAVFSVCVILVGCNENGAENSQAHLNGSHQKSTLVVVRSSEPEWLNPVAGHQHADSDMAMFRGLFKLNAKNELVADMAQSYQVSDDGKTYVIKLRSGIKWHDGTPFTAKDVKFTIDEILDDHNHSGLRKEVQDIAGVSVVDPLTVKISLLQPLTPLPGRLKIGLIPEHVLSGKDFNTDHFNFDHPVGTGPYKFQSRKPGEYLELRANDEFYGHPPAIERIIYKFIPDPNVRLLQLKKGEVDVASLTPKQVAAVRKSDPFHLKVTDSADYRVMMFNMRDPLFFDQRVRQAIQFATDRKALVKGALMGYGYPAYGPLQFNRVSLPDERIPKHDNDLKRAEELLVDAGWHREKGFMFKDGQKLSFVLTVPSSDPVRVDLATLLAEQLARAGIEVRVDVKDWAVISIPQTQALILGGGLPGDPDNDLYRFFSSSLLNEGSNYSGYSNPRVDRLLEAGRHTIDESKRIEIYQALQTELIENPPYNYLVYLKHIYGVRNGVEGFQERIFGHGTSPLWNVEDWHFEDEK